In Tenacibaculum sp. 190524A02b, the genomic stretch TATGGTGTGAGCTTTGGTAACTCTATAATTAGCTCGATAATACACCTGCCTACTAAACCCGAGTAATTTACAGGTGGAAGAAATACTTTCTTTCTTTTGTAAAACAAACATATCAATTACTCGGTTTTGGAGTTTTTTCTGATAGGAATCTTATACTCTTTCTCAGCTAAATCAATCATCATATCAAATAGTATCGCTTTCTTCTCTACTGCTGCTGCTTGAGCTTTTAAACGATTATTTTGCTTTTCTAATTGACGTAATTTTTGTTCTAACTCTAATAGTTTTTGTTCTGGTGATTTTGGCATAGTAGATGGTGTTTGATGATCCCAATCAAAGTTACCATATTTTCTTAACCATACTAAAACAGTGCTACGACCTTGAATCCCATATTTAAGTTGAGCCTGTTTGTAAGTTAGTTCGCCTTTTTCTACTTCCGATACAACCGAAAGTTTAAAACTCATAGTATAATCTTTCTGTGTACGTTTGCGGTAAATATTGTCATTCATAATGTTACATAATTGTGTAACGCTATTTCAGGACGAGACAAAACATTATATTTAAAAATAATAAAAAGAGGAAGTAATTTTACTTCCTCTTTTTATTTTATATAGGCTAAGATTACTTTTTTCCAAATAAACCACCTAGTAGTCCACCTAATAACCCACCGCCAGATTTTTGTTGATTACCACCACCTAAAACCATTCCAGCTACATCATCAATAACACTACCATCACCATCTGCATCTAAAATTTGCTCTAAAAAGCTTTGCTCTTTTTGTGTAGAACTACCACCTAATAAACCACCTAAAAGACCTCCAAGATCACCAGAGTTACTTATTCCGTTTTGCCTACTTTGTTTTCCTAATACACCCATTAAAATTGGTGCAGCAGTTTTTAAAATATTAGCAACAGCTCCAGCGTCTATTCCTGCTTTTTGACCAATTACTTGCTCAACTCCTTGTTGTTTGTTTCCTAAAACATGACCTAAAATTTTTCCTCCATCCTGAATAACATCAGCATTAACACCTCCATTAAATAAATCTCCAAGATTATCTAAAATACTTCCATCATGTTTGTTTGATAAAGCTCCCATTAACCCTTCAGCTCCTTCAGGTGTTGCAGCATTACGTTGCATTGCTTTCATTAAAACGGGTAACGCCATAGTTAAAACATTACTAGTTTTACTAGTATCTTGTCCTGTTGAACCTGCAACACCAGATATTATTGTTTTACCTAAGTCGCTTCCTAAAATGTCTAAAATTCCTGCCATGTTTTTGATTTATTGTTATTAAGATTAGTAAAAATATGTTCTCATTAAGTTCAGACACAAGTTACAAATTTTAAGTCACATTTTTTTAAATAATTATTTATACTTTTAGCCTTTTAAACATTAACCTATATTTATGAAAAAATTAGCACTACACTGGCAAATCTTAATAGGAATGCTTTTAGGAATTTTGTTCGGTTTAGGAATGACATTTATTGAAGGAGGTTCAACTTTTGTTGGTAATTGGATAAAACCACTAGGTACAGTATTTGTAAAATTACTTAAATTAATAGCGGTACCTTTAATTATAGCTTCTTTAATAAAAGGAATATCTGATTTAAAAGATATTTCAAAATTCAGAAATATAGGTTTGCGAACAATTGTTACTTATGTAGGTACAACAGTAATAGCTATTACAATTGGGTTACTATTAGTAAACATTGTAAAACCAGGAGATGGAATTTCTGAAGAAACAATCACAAAATTAACAGAAACCTATGCAAGTAGTGGAAGTGTAAAAGCAAAAATAGCTGAGGCAACTAAACAAAAGTCTAGTGGTCCATTACAGTTTTTGGTTGATATGGTCCCTGATAATGCTATAAAGGCAATGGGAAGTAACAAGTCTATGTTACAAGTAATCTTCTTTACTATATTTTTAGGTATTTCTATGTTATTAATAGGAGAGGAGAAAGCTAGTCCTCTAAAAAACTTTTTTGACTCTTTAAACGAAGCTGTTTTAAAGATGGTAGATTTAATAATGTTGTCAGCACCATATGCTGTTTTTGCATTATTAGCCAATGTAGTAGTGTCTTCTAATGATCCCGATTTATTATTAGCACTGTTAAAATATGCATTAACAGTTGTAGTAGGATTATTATTAATGGTTGCCTTTTATATGATTTTAGTAAGTGTATTTACTAAAAAGAACCCATTGTGGTTTTTAAAACAAATTAGTCCAGCTCAATTATTAGCATTCTCAACGAGTTCAAGTGCAGCAACACTACCAGTAACAATGGAAAGAGTTGAAGAGCATGTTGGGGTTGATAAAGAAGTATCTAGTTTTGTTTTGCCTGTTGGAGCTACTATTAATATGGATGGGACTAGTTTATATCAAGCAGTTGCAGCAGTATTTATTGCACAAGCATTGAGTTTTGATTTAACTTTTGGAGATCAATTGACAATTATATTAACTGCTTTATTAGCATCAATTGGGTCTGCTGCTGTACCAGGAGCAGGGATGGTAATGTTAGTTATTGTTTTAGAAGCTGTAGGTTTTCCTTCAGACAAATTAGCTATTGGTTTGGCCTTAATTTTTGCGGTTGATAGACCTTTAGATATGTGTAGAACTGTAATTAATGTAACTGGAGATGCTACAGTATCAACATTAGTTGCAAAATCTGTAGGGAAACTTGGAAAGCCAAATCCTAAAAATTGGGATGATAACTATGATGAAGTCAAATAAACTTCAAGTTTTAGAATTAAAATATTAAATTTAAAGAAGAAATTTTACATTTAAACTCTACCATTTTAGTCAGATGAATATATGTTTTTTAATGTATCCTTGGGAGGAAATAAACCCAGAAAAAGATTCTACATTAACACTTATCCATGAATGTGCCAAACGAGGTCATGGAGTAGCTATTTGTACACCTTCAAATTTAACAATTCGTAATAGTGTAACTAATGCTTTTTGTTCCATAATTGGAAGGATGGATAAAGTACCTTCAAGTATAAAATCATTTTACAAAAAAGCCGTTTTAAGAGAAGAAATGCTTCCTCTGGCTGGGTTTGACGCCATTTTTATGAGAGGAAATCCTCCTTTAGATCCACTAATGTTAAATTTTTTAGATTCTGTTAAGGATGATGTATTTGTTATCAATTCTGTAGAAGGAATGCGTGAAGCAAATAATAAATTATATACAGCTGTATTTGAAGATCCAGATAATGAGGTAATTCCTGTTACTCATGTATCAAAAAACAAAAGTTATTTAATAAAAACAATTGAAGAATCTGAGGCGGATAAAATGATATTGAAACCATTAAATGGATACGGTGGTTCAGGAGTAATATTAATAGAAAAGTCAGCAATGAGTAATATAAACTCTTTATTAGACTTCTATATTAACAAGAGTGATGGAGCTTCAGATTATGTAATTCTTCAAGAATATATAGAAGGAGCAGATAAAGGAGATGTTCGTATCTTATTATTAAATGGTATTCCTATAGGTGCAATGAAAAGAATACCAGGAGATAAAGATCATAGATCTAATATAACAGCAGGAGGTAGAGTAGAAAAACACAGATTAACTCCAGCCGAGAAAAAACTTTGTAAAAAGATAGGTCCTAAACTAGTAAAAGATGGACTGTATTTTGTTGGTATTGATGTAATAGGAGGTAAATTAGTAGAAGTAAATGTAATGAGCCCTGGAGGGATTACATATATAAATAAAGTTTCTAAAGTTAAACTTCAAGAAAAAGTCATAGACTTTTTAGAGAGCAAAGTGTTAGAAAAAAATGCTGCATTTAGAAGAATGACGGATTTAAAACGCAGAGTTGATGAAGCTTAAAGTAAATACTCCAATTGTAGAAGCTCAATGGCTTAATAAAAATATAGAAGCAAAAAATTTAATCATTCTTAATGCTACAATAAAAAAGGTAGGAACTACAGAGAAAAATAATAAGAAAGCAAAACAAATACCTAACACCATTTTTTTTGATTTAAGAAATGTGTTCCTAGATATAGATGCAGCTTATCCTAATACAATACCAACTGAAGAGCATTTTCAAAATGAAGTTCAAAAATTAGGGGTAAATAATGATAGTTGTATTGTTGTGTATGATGAAATAGGAACTTATTCATCACCTAGAGTTTGGTGGCTTTTTAAGGTGTTCGGATTTAATAATATAACAGTATTAAATGGAGGTTTACCTAATTGGGAACAAAAAGGTTATACTGTTGTTAAAAATAGTGAAAGTACTATCTCAACAAAAGGTAATTTTCAAGCAAGATACTCAACTGAAAAAGTTAAGTTTATAAATGATATCCAAAAAGCTATAAATGAAGAGAATACAACCATTCTTGATGCAAGATCTTATAATAGATTTAAAGCTATAGAACCTGAACCGAGAAAAGGTTTAAAGGGCGGACATATCCCTACATCAAAAAGTTTAGCCTATACAAACCTTCAAAATGAAGGGAATATGAAGTCAAAAGAAGAGCTAAAAGCTTTATTCCAAGAAAAAGATGTAATAAATAAACCAATTATTTTTACTTGTGGATCTGGAATTACAGCTTGCATTTTAGCATTGGCATCAGAAATAATAGATATAAAAAATTACGCAGTCTATGACGGTTCTTGGACCGAATGGGCCAGTACACCAAACTTACCTATTGAAAAATAACAAATGAATACTTGGACAAAAGAAGAATTTAGAACCTATGTGCTTTTATTTGTAGCGCATTGTAATTATATAGAAGCTAAAGAGGAAAGTGATTATATAATTTCTAAAATAAATGAAGAACAGTATAATAAAATCCATACAGAAATTGTAATGGATGAAGATGAAAATGTGAAGCTTGAGAAGATTAAAGATTATCTTCTAGAAAATAAATACTCAGAAGAAGACAAAAAAGAGTTAATTCAAGATGTTAAAAATGTAATCTTTGCAGATGGAACTGTTGATGCTTTAGAGAAAAAGGTATTTAACTTCTTGAAAAAGATTTTAGCATAATGGAAAAGCTTTCAATTATACAAATAATTGAGAAAATAGAAAAAGAACAAGCTTTTGAAGCAGTGACATCCGATTATTCTTTTATGCTAAAGATAGAGGAGTATGTACCTTATGTTTGCGCAGCAATCCATGATGGGCACCAATTTAGAAAAGAGTTGTGGCATAAATGTACTCATACTGAATATGAACGATGGTATGAAGAAGATCCAGCAACAAAATATATGATTCACTCACATCCAATTGTTATTACAGGGTTAGATTCTAGATTTGAATATGATTTAAATAGAAGCCCAGAAACAGCTATATATAATGATGCTTGGGGTAAACAATTATGGCATATTCCCTTAACAAAAGAGGAAAAAAATAAAAGCTTACAAAAGCATATGGGGTTTTATAGAGTTGTAGAAGCTTTGATAAAAAAAATAGAAAGTAAGTTTACAACATGTTTAGTCTTTGATATGCATTCTTATAACTGGAAACGTTGGGAAAGAACGGTGCCAACATGGAATATAGGCACCGTAAATATAGATAATAAAAAATACGAGGATGTTATTGAAAAATGGAGAGCTACGTTAAATAGTTTTCACCTTCCAAATAAAATTGAATCATCAGCTAAAATCAATGATACTTTTCAAGGAAATGGATATTTTTTAAAGTTCATAACGCAAAACTTTAAAAATACCTTGGTATTAGCAACTGAAATAGCTAAAGTCTATTGTGATGAGTTAACTCAGATTATGTACCCAGAAGTAATAAATTCGGTAGAAAAGTCTTTAAAAATAGCAATAAAAGAAAACGCAAAATCTTTCTATAAACAACATAAGCTCTAAATACATTTAACAATATGGAAGTAAGTAAGGTAAATAAAGAATTACTTAAGATTGATAAACAAGTTGACAAATTAGTTAAGAAAATTGAGCTTTTAAGTTATATAAACCCAATAAATATAGAAGAACAAAAAGAGCAATTCTTTAGATCAAAGTATCTTACTGATCCAGTTTTTATATACCCAGAAACAGATTTTGATAAGTTTAAAATTCATCAAAAATTTTTTACACAACCCATTGAAAATATAGAAGACGAGATTATTAGGAATTTATACGAAGATGTAATTTACTATTACTCAGGCGTAGTTCAATGTATAGAAACCATAGGAAAAGGAAAAAAATTTTACTATAATAGTTTACATTCATTTGGTACACCAACAGAACAAGATGTTGAAAATGCTAAATTCATTTTACATTTTGAAGAAGAAGATAGTAACGATGAAATTTTTAAACCAGCTTATACAGCTAAACAAGCAGAAACTTTTTTTGAAGATTATGGTAAACGATATGATTTTTCTTTTCACATAAAAGAATCTTCAGCAATGGGAGCCATCGCTATGGTACTTAATAATATCCAAACATTAGTACTAAATAGCAATCATACTTTTTCTAAAAATGAAATGGGAATTTTAACTAATCATGAAATAGGAGTACATATGGTGACCACTATGAATGGTTTACTACATAAGTTAAAAATATTTTCCCATGGTTTCCCAAATAATGTTGAAACCCAAGAAGGCTTAGCTGTTTTTAGCGAATATATGTCAGGAAACTTAACAATTAAACGTTTAAAAGAATTAGCTTATAGGGTAATTGCAGTAGATAGTTTGGCTAAAGGATATTCGTTTTCTAGAACGTTTAGATTGTTACATAATTTTTACGATTTAGGAAAGGAACAAGCTTTTTACATAA encodes the following:
- a CDS encoding DUF937 domain-containing protein, producing MAGILDILGSDLGKTIISGVAGSTGQDTSKTSNVLTMALPVLMKAMQRNAATPEGAEGLMGALSNKHDGSILDNLGDLFNGGVNADVIQDGGKILGHVLGNKQQGVEQVIGQKAGIDAGAVANILKTAAPILMGVLGKQSRQNGISNSGDLGGLLGGLLGGSSTQKEQSFLEQILDADGDGSVIDDVAGMVLGGGNQQKSGGGLLGGLLGGLFGKK
- a CDS encoding dicarboxylate/amino acid:cation symporter encodes the protein MKKLALHWQILIGMLLGILFGLGMTFIEGGSTFVGNWIKPLGTVFVKLLKLIAVPLIIASLIKGISDLKDISKFRNIGLRTIVTYVGTTVIAITIGLLLVNIVKPGDGISEETITKLTETYASSGSVKAKIAEATKQKSSGPLQFLVDMVPDNAIKAMGSNKSMLQVIFFTIFLGISMLLIGEEKASPLKNFFDSLNEAVLKMVDLIMLSAPYAVFALLANVVVSSNDPDLLLALLKYALTVVVGLLLMVAFYMILVSVFTKKNPLWFLKQISPAQLLAFSTSSSAATLPVTMERVEEHVGVDKEVSSFVLPVGATINMDGTSLYQAVAAVFIAQALSFDLTFGDQLTIILTALLASIGSAAVPGAGMVMLVIVLEAVGFPSDKLAIGLALIFAVDRPLDMCRTVINVTGDATVSTLVAKSVGKLGKPNPKNWDDNYDEVK
- the gshB gene encoding glutathione synthase — protein: MNICFLMYPWEEINPEKDSTLTLIHECAKRGHGVAICTPSNLTIRNSVTNAFCSIIGRMDKVPSSIKSFYKKAVLREEMLPLAGFDAIFMRGNPPLDPLMLNFLDSVKDDVFVINSVEGMREANNKLYTAVFEDPDNEVIPVTHVSKNKSYLIKTIEESEADKMILKPLNGYGGSGVILIEKSAMSNINSLLDFYINKSDGASDYVILQEYIEGADKGDVRILLLNGIPIGAMKRIPGDKDHRSNITAGGRVEKHRLTPAEKKLCKKIGPKLVKDGLYFVGIDVIGGKLVEVNVMSPGGITYINKVSKVKLQEKVIDFLESKVLEKNAAFRRMTDLKRRVDEA
- a CDS encoding sulfurtransferase, with product MKLKVNTPIVEAQWLNKNIEAKNLIILNATIKKVGTTEKNNKKAKQIPNTIFFDLRNVFLDIDAAYPNTIPTEEHFQNEVQKLGVNNDSCIVVYDEIGTYSSPRVWWLFKVFGFNNITVLNGGLPNWEQKGYTVVKNSESTISTKGNFQARYSTEKVKFINDIQKAINEENTTILDARSYNRFKAIEPEPRKGLKGGHIPTSKSLAYTNLQNEGNMKSKEELKALFQEKDVINKPIIFTCGSGITACILALASEIIDIKNYAVYDGSWTEWASTPNLPIEK
- a CDS encoding N-formylglutamate amidohydrolase, yielding MEKLSIIQIIEKIEKEQAFEAVTSDYSFMLKIEEYVPYVCAAIHDGHQFRKELWHKCTHTEYERWYEEDPATKYMIHSHPIVITGLDSRFEYDLNRSPETAIYNDAWGKQLWHIPLTKEEKNKSLQKHMGFYRVVEALIKKIESKFTTCLVFDMHSYNWKRWERTVPTWNIGTVNIDNKKYEDVIEKWRATLNSFHLPNKIESSAKINDTFQGNGYFLKFITQNFKNTLVLATEIAKVYCDELTQIMYPEVINSVEKSLKIAIKENAKSFYKQHKL
- a CDS encoding flavohemoglobin expression-modulating QEGLA motif protein, yielding MEVSKVNKELLKIDKQVDKLVKKIELLSYINPINIEEQKEQFFRSKYLTDPVFIYPETDFDKFKIHQKFFTQPIENIEDEIIRNLYEDVIYYYSGVVQCIETIGKGKKFYYNSLHSFGTPTEQDVENAKFILHFEEEDSNDEIFKPAYTAKQAETFFEDYGKRYDFSFHIKESSAMGAIAMVLNNIQTLVLNSNHTFSKNEMGILTNHEIGVHMVTTMNGLLHKLKIFSHGFPNNVETQEGLAVFSEYMSGNLTIKRLKELAYRVIAVDSLAKGYSFSRTFRLLHNFYDLGKEQAFYITTRVHRGGGFTKDYLYLTGLKKVYDFYKSGQDLSLLLTGKVSLEYLEEIKHLLKSNYAVPSKYITDSYAKNLNSNTKLDFILENLK